In Niallia sp. FSL W8-0635, one genomic interval encodes:
- a CDS encoding AbrB/MazE/SpoVT family DNA-binding domain-containing protein — protein MKSTGIVRKVDELGRIVIPRELRRTLGIEIKDPLEIFVEGEKIVFQKYKAFEECAITGEVSPDNITVGNGKLVLSKEGAALLMKELESVFANESQK, from the coding sequence ATGAAAAGTACAGGAATTGTTCGGAAAGTGGATGAATTGGGTCGTATTGTTATTCCAAGAGAGTTGCGAAGAACGTTGGGAATTGAAATTAAGGATCCTTTAGAAATTTTTGTAGAAGGGGAAAAAATCGTCTTCCAAAAGTATAAAGCCTTTGAGGAATGTGCTATTACTGGGGAAGTATCACCAGATAATATCACGGTTGGTAACGGCAAGCTTGTGTTAAGTAAAGAAGGCGCAGCGTTATTAATGAAAGAATTAGAATCGGTCTTTGCAAATGAATCTCAGAAGTAA
- a CDS encoding YnfA family protein — translation MTILIFLLAGLAEIGGGYLIWQWLREGKSYYWGIFGGISLVLYGIIATFQSFMSFGRVYAAYGGIFIILSVLWGWGMDRKTPDMYDWIGAGICLVGVGVMLFAPRQ, via the coding sequence ATGACAATACTTATTTTTTTATTAGCTGGTTTAGCCGAAATCGGTGGAGGCTATCTCATTTGGCAATGGCTTCGTGAGGGAAAGTCTTATTATTGGGGGATTTTTGGCGGAATATCGCTCGTTCTATATGGTATTATTGCAACCTTTCAATCGTTTATGTCGTTTGGAAGAGTATATGCTGCCTATGGAGGCATCTTTATCATTCTCTCTGTTCTATGGGGCTGGGGAATGGATCGAAAAACGCCAGATATGTATGACTGGATAGGTGCTGGAATTTGCCTAGTAGGAGTAGGCGTCATGCTGTTTGCCCCGAGACAATAA
- a CDS encoding CBO0543 family protein, protein MFFLIVMVILFNTIAYFIPKRLTPIEILTTTLFATLLQLLTDTYLSLKYDYYGYFEKGPDWETIIYIFGIYPAINVIFLNFFPYKNSLMKKIVYIFIWGFIAMVYETFFIWTGTFYLNGWKQAYSIFTYPVLYVILMLFHKFMVEMLDKSKRIRKD, encoded by the coding sequence ATGTTCTTTCTTATCGTTATGGTCATTCTATTTAATACTATTGCTTATTTTATTCCTAAAAGGCTAACTCCTATTGAAATACTGACAACGACATTGTTTGCCACATTACTTCAGTTGCTAACAGATACTTATCTTAGTTTGAAATATGACTATTATGGTTATTTCGAAAAAGGGCCTGATTGGGAGACTATTATCTACATTTTCGGTATCTATCCTGCAATCAATGTTATTTTTCTAAATTTCTTTCCATATAAAAATAGCCTTATGAAAAAGATAGTCTACATTTTTATTTGGGGATTCATTGCAATGGTTTATGAAACCTTCTTTATTTGGACTGGTACCTTTTATTTAAATGGATGGAAACAAGCCTATTCTATTTTTACGTATCCTGTTCTTTATGTAATCCTGATGCTTTTTCATAAATTTATGGTAGAAATGCTTGATAAAAGTAAGAGGATAAGAAAAGATTAA
- a CDS encoding CBO0543 family protein, with protein sequence MNDQQRSFFDRLVSIQEKYTKEAQEYWSMYSGLDTWQFWVILLMLVVPLIILYFVIDRKRIFIIGFFGFAVHMLFSYADAIGIRFGLWSYPYQILPFLPSFSLDGSIIPVAIMLVFQWTLKHDKNYYLYATLLALVFGFGFKPLLTAIGLFQSYKWVNYFHIFLIYLLLYIGGYLLTRLFMKWQESDREFE encoded by the coding sequence ATGAATGACCAACAACGATCTTTTTTTGATCGATTAGTTTCCATACAAGAGAAGTATACAAAAGAGGCCCAAGAGTATTGGAGTATGTATTCCGGTTTAGATACATGGCAATTTTGGGTGATTTTGCTTATGTTAGTAGTTCCGCTAATCATCTTATATTTTGTTATAGATCGAAAGCGCATTTTTATTATTGGTTTCTTTGGGTTTGCTGTCCATATGTTATTTTCATATGCAGATGCAATCGGTATTCGCTTTGGATTATGGTCTTACCCATATCAAATACTGCCATTCTTGCCAAGTTTTTCGCTAGATGGATCGATTATTCCAGTAGCGATTATGCTAGTATTTCAATGGACCTTAAAGCATGATAAAAACTATTATCTTTATGCAACGCTTTTAGCGCTTGTATTTGGTTTTGGATTTAAGCCACTGTTAACGGCAATCGGCTTATTTCAAAGCTATAAATGGGTCAATTATTTCCATATCTTTTTAATCTATCTGCTTCTATACATTGGAGGATATTTATTAACAAGATTATTTATGAAATGGCAGGAATCTGATAGAGAATTCGAGTAA
- a CDS encoding HD-GYP domain-containing protein, producing the protein MHHQLWNNPIYFRYFFFILLFVSVLLNRYFHENHDNYFILYILCSILLGIGFYKSPRWIIFLLTCLVVACRSFFIQDQPVTLSNFTVYLFTYLLITLISVGFMSRVQRVLEDNLALTKVLSNALDSRDSYTMHHSKNVAKYAMEIAEEMNLPSSLCDVIHIGGLLHDIGKIGIPECLLTKPGKLTEEEYELIKTHPKKGYEIIKHVKQYKNNGILDIVLHHHERFDGKGYPKGLKGEEIPLVARIVAVADSFDAMSSQRVYRKELQLDHILEEIKCNKGKQFDPIVVDAFLSLFEDESNPFRNRRK; encoded by the coding sequence ATGCATCATCAACTATGGAATAATCCTATCTATTTCCGGTATTTTTTCTTTATTCTCTTATTTGTTAGTGTCCTACTGAATCGATATTTTCATGAAAATCATGATAACTATTTTATTCTTTATATCCTATGTTCCATTTTGCTTGGAATTGGCTTCTATAAAAGCCCAAGATGGATTATATTCTTGCTTACTTGCTTGGTAGTTGCCTGTAGATCGTTTTTCATCCAAGATCAGCCGGTCACTTTATCTAATTTCACCGTCTATTTATTCACCTATCTTCTCATTACCCTTATTTCTGTTGGCTTTATGTCTCGTGTCCAAAGGGTGCTTGAAGATAACTTAGCATTAACAAAAGTACTTTCCAATGCACTTGATTCAAGAGATTCTTATACAATGCATCATTCTAAAAATGTCGCTAAATACGCCATGGAAATTGCAGAGGAAATGAATTTACCCTCTTCTTTATGCGATGTTATTCATATTGGAGGGCTACTTCATGATATTGGAAAAATCGGCATACCAGAATGCTTATTAACTAAGCCCGGAAAATTAACCGAGGAAGAATATGAATTAATAAAAACGCATCCGAAAAAGGGCTACGAAATCATTAAACATGTTAAGCAATATAAAAACAATGGCATATTGGATATTGTCCTACATCACCATGAGCGCTTTGATGGGAAGGGATATCCGAAAGGGTTAAAAGGAGAAGAAATTCCATTAGTCGCTCGCATCGTTGCAGTAGCTGACAGCTTTGACGCTATGTCCTCCCAGCGCGTCTATCGAAAAGAACTCCAATTAGACCACATCCTCGAAGAAATAAAATGCAACAAAGGCAAACAATTCGATCCAATTGTAGTCGATGCATTTCTATCTTTATTTGAAGATGAGAGTAATCCTTTTAGAAACAGAAGAAAATAG
- a CDS encoding MarR family winged helix-turn-helix transcriptional regulator, whose protein sequence is MNGSLNNELIRSYSRINKAYNNLVQMDAKRLDLTAVQLKTLYRIYFQPDIGIGELATQLSLTKSTVSGIIDRLSQRQLIERTIPEDNRRAVNIQLTEEGHSIMQQYFAGTSILSKKINEVMALPEEEINKILELNGKILAILSDMEEEQ, encoded by the coding sequence ATGAACGGGTCGTTAAACAACGAATTAATCCGCTCCTATTCCCGCATCAACAAGGCCTATAACAACCTAGTCCAAATGGATGCAAAAAGGTTAGATTTAACAGCCGTACAGCTTAAAACACTGTATAGGATCTACTTCCAACCCGATATCGGAATCGGAGAACTAGCCACGCAACTATCTTTAACAAAAAGCACCGTTAGCGGAATTATCGATCGACTATCCCAACGACAATTAATCGAACGAACCATTCCTGAAGACAATCGTCGAGCGGTAAACATCCAGTTAACAGAAGAAGGACACAGCATCATGCAACAATACTTCGCTGGAACGTCCATCCTATCGAAAAAAATTAATGAAGTAATGGCACTTCCAGAAGAAGAAATAAACAAAATACTAGAACTAAATGGAAAAATACTAGCCATTTTAAGTGACATGGAGGAGGAACAATGA
- a CDS encoding HlyD family secretion protein has protein sequence MMNNKRMILLNIILLIVLVGGGFAGYYFYDQSISYIKTDNAQIAGQQISIASPTTGKLKEWKGETGTSFTKNQKIGTVEVVTESGTTDMDITVPENSTIVQSSAVPNTFIAAGTSLAKSYDLENLWVTANVDETDINKVKVGQEVDLYVDSYPDTVLTGKVDSLGLATAGTFSLLPSNNSSGNYTKETQVIPVTISIDNYGGLKLIPGMNVSVRIHK, from the coding sequence ATGATGAATAATAAACGCATGATTTTATTAAATATTATCCTATTAATCGTGTTAGTAGGCGGAGGATTTGCCGGCTATTACTTTTACGACCAATCGATTTCCTATATTAAAACAGACAATGCCCAAATTGCCGGCCAACAAATCAGCATCGCTTCACCTACAACAGGGAAACTAAAAGAATGGAAAGGCGAAACAGGTACCTCTTTTACTAAAAACCAAAAAATCGGAACTGTCGAAGTTGTAACAGAATCAGGCACAACTGATATGGATATTACCGTTCCAGAAAATAGCACTATCGTACAATCAAGCGCTGTACCAAACACCTTTATCGCAGCAGGAACATCCCTAGCAAAAAGCTATGACCTAGAAAACCTTTGGGTAACAGCAAACGTCGACGAAACAGACATCAACAAAGTAAAAGTCGGCCAAGAAGTAGATTTATACGTAGATTCCTATCCAGATACCGTACTAACAGGCAAAGTAGACAGCCTAGGACTTGCAACAGCAGGTACCTTCTCCCTACTACCAAGCAACAACAGCTCAGGAAACTACACAAAAGAAACACAAGTCATTCCCGTAACCATCTCCATTGACAATTACGGCGGCCTAAAACTAATTCCAGGTATGAACGTTTCCGTAAGAATTCATAAGTAG
- a CDS encoding DHA2 family efflux MFS transporter permease subunit, with translation MTTYITSYIIGSILLLLLINLFLRKKKTVGKQANVLDDGKRNNDIQPSLEKSDLAVHAEASKESDVEAPFEQVEASREEDLAESPDSNKAEAPFEKVEEEDLLQTKESNKPKAPYKPLETAEEINRGKVIVALMLGAFVAILNQTLLNVAIPHIMNDLNVSTSTVQWLSTGYMLTNGVFIPITPFLINKLGTRKLLIGAISAFTIGSIVCATSIGFSMLLIGRIIQAAGAGLLMPLLMTVFLIIFPPEKRGTAMGIMGVVMIFAPAIGPTLSGWLIGHYSWRVLFDLVIPIGILDLIIAIMWMKDVTKVSNPVFDTIGFITCTVGLGTLLYGFSEAGNNGWDSKVVVLSLLIGVIFLILFVWRELTTEAPMVDLRVFKYSIFTLTTLISMIVNMAMFAAMLLLPIYLQNIRGFTALDSGLLMLPGAIIMGIMSPIAGKLFDRFGARPLAIIGLIITVLTTYGFTQLTMQTSYSHLMMLYIFRMFGMSFIMMTVMTEGMNQLPLSLTSHGTAVSNTARTVAGSIGTAFLITVMTNRTAFHLDNYNNIISSANPYIAEKFAQLGQGLAGLTGLPTGAGQTLAISTIYGKAAQASTISGINDAFLVATIIASVALVLSLFIRRATTSSKDS, from the coding sequence ATGACCACATACATCACAAGCTATATTATCGGAAGCATACTCCTGCTACTCCTCATCAATCTTTTTTTACGAAAAAAGAAGACAGTAGGTAAACAAGCAAACGTCCTAGATGATGGAAAGCGGAATAATGACATTCAGCCATCCCTTGAAAAATCGGATCTAGCTGTACATGCAGAAGCGTCTAAGGAATCGGATGTGGAAGCTCCTTTTGAACAGGTAGAGGCTAGCAGAGAAGAAGATCTAGCCGAATCGCCTGATTCTAATAAAGCGGAGGCTCCTTTTGAAAAAGTAGAAGAAGAGGACCTCTTGCAAACAAAGGAATCCAATAAACCGAAAGCTCCTTATAAACCATTGGAAACTGCCGAAGAAATCAACCGTGGCAAGGTAATTGTTGCGCTGATGCTCGGCGCATTTGTTGCGATTCTGAACCAGACCTTATTAAATGTGGCCATTCCACATATTATGAACGACTTAAATGTTTCAACAAGCACCGTCCAATGGCTATCCACTGGATATATGCTAACAAATGGTGTGTTTATCCCAATCACTCCATTTTTAATTAATAAATTGGGAACAAGGAAATTGCTTATTGGAGCGATTTCTGCCTTTACCATCGGTTCGATTGTGTGCGCCACCTCTATTGGATTTTCCATGCTATTAATTGGACGTATCATCCAAGCAGCAGGTGCAGGTTTATTAATGCCACTTTTAATGACCGTCTTTTTAATTATTTTCCCGCCAGAAAAACGTGGAACAGCGATGGGAATCATGGGTGTTGTCATGATTTTCGCCCCTGCCATCGGTCCAACTTTATCCGGCTGGCTAATTGGCCATTATTCTTGGCGCGTACTATTCGATCTAGTTATCCCAATTGGCATTCTCGATTTAATTATCGCCATTATGTGGATGAAGGATGTAACAAAAGTTTCGAATCCTGTCTTTGATACGATTGGCTTTATCACTTGTACCGTCGGCCTAGGCACCTTGCTTTACGGATTTAGTGAAGCGGGGAATAACGGCTGGGATAGCAAAGTAGTTGTTCTTTCTTTATTAATTGGTGTTATCTTCTTAATCCTGTTTGTCTGGAGAGAGCTTACAACTGAAGCACCTATGGTTGACTTGCGTGTATTCAAATACAGTATCTTTACCTTAACAACCCTAATAAGCATGATAGTAAATATGGCCATGTTTGCGGCAATGCTGCTTCTGCCTATTTACTTGCAAAATATCCGCGGCTTTACTGCTTTGGATTCTGGACTATTAATGTTACCAGGTGCCATCATCATGGGAATCATGTCTCCGATTGCCGGAAAGCTGTTTGACCGATTTGGTGCAAGACCACTCGCCATCATCGGCTTAATTATCACGGTTCTCACAACATATGGATTCACCCAATTAACGATGCAAACATCCTATTCTCATTTGATGATGCTCTATATTTTCCGGATGTTTGGTATGTCCTTTATTATGATGACCGTCATGACAGAAGGAATGAATCAGCTCCCATTAAGCTTAACAAGCCACGGCACGGCTGTTTCCAATACAGCAAGAACCGTTGCCGGAAGTATCGGGACTGCCTTCTTAATTACCGTCATGACCAATCGTACAGCATTTCATTTAGATAACTATAACAACATCATCTCTTCTGCCAATCCATATATCGCAGAAAAGTTTGCACAGTTGGGGCAAGGTTTAGCAGGTCTAACTGGGCTACCAACAGGAGCTGGCCAAACACTAGCCATCTCCACCATCTACGGAAAAGCAGCACAAGCATCTACCATCAGCGGAATAAACGACGCCTTTCTCGTCGCAACCATTATCGCCAGCGTAGCACTGGTACTTTCCCTGTTTATCCGTAGAGCCACAACCAGTTCTAAAGATAGTTAA
- a CDS encoding Gfo/Idh/MocA family protein: MKSFEKEVRWGIIGCGDVTEVKSGPGFQLAENSKLVAVMRRNGELVKDYAERHHVPKWYDDAAALINDPEVDAVYIATPPAFHKEYTILAAKAGKPVYVEKPMARNYQECLEMIEACKQAEVPLFVAYYRRALPRFLKIKELIDSGILGDIRFVRTMQYQPVLKDDQAWRVQPELAGGGLFLDLASHTLDILDFLLGPIKEAKGFASNQNGSYQAEDIVTGTYLFESGIHGTGTWCFSAHDHIDENEIVGSKGKITFATFGNGPIRLTTGESTEEWVIENPRHIQQHLIQLMVDELTGKGTSPSTGVSGARTNWVMDQLIKGYYQ; the protein is encoded by the coding sequence ATGAAATCATTTGAAAAGGAAGTACGATGGGGAATAATTGGCTGTGGAGATGTAACAGAAGTCAAGAGCGGACCAGGCTTTCAACTAGCGGAAAATTCCAAGCTAGTGGCGGTAATGAGACGGAATGGAGAATTGGTGAAGGACTATGCTGAACGACATCACGTTCCGAAATGGTATGACGATGCCGCAGCGCTTATTAATGATCCAGAAGTGGACGCTGTTTATATCGCTACCCCTCCAGCTTTTCATAAAGAATACACCATTCTTGCAGCGAAAGCAGGCAAACCGGTGTATGTCGAAAAGCCAATGGCAAGAAATTACCAAGAATGCCTCGAGATGATTGAAGCATGTAAACAAGCAGAGGTTCCTTTATTTGTTGCTTATTACCGACGAGCATTACCTCGTTTTTTGAAAATAAAAGAACTTATCGACAGCGGCATATTAGGCGATATTCGATTTGTGCGGACGATGCAGTATCAGCCGGTGTTAAAAGACGATCAAGCATGGAGAGTCCAGCCCGAACTTGCTGGAGGTGGACTTTTCCTTGATTTAGCTAGTCATACATTAGATATTCTTGACTTCCTGCTAGGTCCAATTAAAGAAGCAAAAGGATTCGCATCCAATCAAAATGGCAGCTACCAAGCAGAAGATATCGTAACCGGCACCTACCTATTTGAGTCAGGCATTCATGGGACAGGCACATGGTGCTTCAGCGCCCACGACCATATCGACGAAAACGAAATCGTCGGAAGCAAAGGCAAAATTACCTTCGCAACCTTTGGCAATGGGCCAATTAGGTTAACCACTGGAGAGTCAACTGAAGAGTGGGTAATCGAAAATCCCCGCCACATCCAACAGCATTTGATTCAATTAATGGTGGATGAGTTAACTGGAAAAGGAACTAGTCCAAGCACCGGCGTAAGTGGAGCAAGAACAAACTGGGTGATGGATCAGCTGATTAAGGGGTATTATCAATGA
- a CDS encoding glycoside hydrolase domain-containing protein, protein MTLGFDCATKLTEKMARDLKGAGFEYAARYLGESWKSFDKKEAEIIQKAGIKLISIFQKSANKLSYFTEKQGSMDGKDAEKWAKAVGQPEGTAIYFAVDCDMTGKQMSTIQSYFLAVKKQLPSYKVGIYGSYAVMYAMENYADYFWQTYAWSRGEVAPFIHMYQHENNIIIEGVNIDRNRVMQSPGHWGSETTKINKYTVQQELGAFMTATDAKVGNNQKGIVKPGTYSIFNTSQGMINVTKEEGKPGSWINPHQETVHIVSSGETLTKIAKTYSTTIQAIQAKNPQIKNINLIYAGQVIKI, encoded by the coding sequence ATGACATTAGGATTTGATTGTGCGACGAAATTAACGGAGAAAATGGCGAGGGATTTAAAGGGGGCAGGCTTCGAATATGCAGCACGTTATTTAGGCGAAAGCTGGAAGTCTTTTGATAAAAAAGAGGCGGAAATCATTCAAAAGGCAGGAATCAAGCTGATTAGTATTTTTCAAAAAAGTGCTAATAAGCTTTCATATTTTACCGAAAAGCAAGGAAGCATGGATGGAAAAGACGCGGAAAAGTGGGCGAAAGCAGTTGGTCAGCCAGAGGGAACAGCGATCTATTTCGCAGTCGATTGTGATATGACTGGTAAGCAAATGTCTACCATTCAATCGTATTTTTTAGCGGTGAAAAAGCAGTTGCCGTCCTACAAGGTCGGGATATACGGTTCTTATGCTGTGATGTATGCGATGGAGAATTATGCTGATTATTTTTGGCAAACCTATGCATGGTCTCGCGGGGAAGTCGCCCCATTTATTCATATGTACCAACACGAAAATAATATTATTATCGAAGGAGTCAATATCGACCGAAATCGGGTAATGCAAAGTCCAGGGCATTGGGGTTCGGAAACAACAAAGATTAATAAGTACACTGTTCAACAGGAATTAGGTGCTTTTATGACGGCAACGGATGCGAAAGTTGGCAATAATCAAAAGGGAATCGTCAAGCCAGGAACCTACTCTATTTTTAATACCTCTCAAGGAATGATAAATGTTACGAAGGAAGAAGGGAAACCTGGATCATGGATTAATCCTCATCAGGAAACAGTCCATATCGTATCCAGTGGCGAAACCTTAACGAAAATTGCGAAAACCTATAGCACTACCATTCAAGCAATTCAAGCAAAGAATCCTCAGATAAAAAATATTAATTTAATCTATGCAGGGCAAGTGATAAAAATATAA
- the mgrA gene encoding L-glyceraldehyde 3-phosphate reductase, whose protein sequence is MYIADENRYEKMMYNRVGKSGLKLSALSLGLWHNFGEVDLFENGRALVRRAFDLGITHFDLANNYGPPAGSAEENFAKILDKDLKPYRDELVISTKAGFPMWKGPYGDGGSKKYLVSSLDQSLKRMGLDYVDIYYHHRPDEETPLEETAEALDLLVRQGKALYVGVSNYTPEQTREMADIFEAKKTPFIIHQPSYSMFNRWIEDGLKDVLMEKQLGAIAYSPLAQGLLTDRYLNGIPKDSRANRETGRWLHKENVEQTIEKVKALNNIAKDRGQTLAEMAVAWILRDGIVTSVLIGASKVSQIEDNVKALDNIHFSTEELTAIDRVLKG, encoded by the coding sequence ATGTATATTGCAGATGAAAATAGATATGAAAAGATGATGTACAATCGTGTTGGAAAGAGTGGCTTGAAATTATCGGCGTTATCCTTAGGATTATGGCATAATTTCGGGGAGGTAGATCTTTTTGAAAATGGGCGTGCTTTGGTGAGAAGAGCATTTGACTTAGGGATCACTCATTTTGATTTAGCGAATAACTATGGTCCACCTGCTGGTAGTGCGGAGGAGAATTTCGCGAAGATTTTAGACAAGGATTTAAAGCCTTATCGAGATGAGCTTGTTATTTCTACGAAAGCAGGTTTTCCAATGTGGAAAGGTCCTTATGGCGATGGCGGCTCGAAAAAGTATTTAGTCTCTAGCCTTGACCAAAGCTTAAAGCGTATGGGACTAGATTATGTGGACATTTATTATCACCATCGTCCAGATGAAGAAACACCATTAGAGGAAACAGCGGAGGCATTGGATCTATTAGTGCGACAAGGAAAGGCGCTATATGTTGGGGTTTCTAACTACACTCCAGAGCAAACAAGGGAAATGGCAGACATTTTTGAAGCGAAAAAAACGCCATTCATCATTCACCAGCCATCCTACAGCATGTTTAATCGTTGGATTGAAGATGGATTAAAGGACGTATTAATGGAAAAACAACTTGGCGCGATTGCCTATAGCCCCCTTGCTCAAGGCTTATTGACGGACCGCTATCTAAATGGCATTCCAAAAGATTCCCGAGCAAATCGAGAAACGGGACGTTGGCTACATAAGGAAAATGTGGAGCAGACGATTGAAAAAGTAAAAGCACTAAACAATATTGCCAAGGACCGCGGACAGACGCTTGCGGAAATGGCAGTTGCTTGGATTCTTCGCGACGGTATTGTAACAAGTGTTCTTATCGGCGCAAGTAAAGTAAGTCAAATCGAAGACAATGTCAAAGCATTAGATAATATTCATTTCAGCACAGAAGAACTTACAGCAATTGATCGTGTATTAAAAGGCTAA
- a CDS encoding ROK family protein, with product MSLLVMDIGGSSVKFAIWEKEQLVDKGSFVTPKSWEELKQEMLQLKKRMAKKYTIDGVAFSAPGAVNQSKGVIEGASALPYIHHFPIFFELEELLDCPVTIENDANCAGLAEVWRGAASGLKNVLFVVIGTGIGGAVIVDGKIQHGKHLFGGEFGFMLLKEDQTFSDLATPVKMAKRYSKRMELETELSGKEVFELAEQGDAVAKEEVETFYHYLATGIYNLQYSFDPEKIIIGGGISSKEGLIDELNIHLEKVVKSVKVASFLPEVELCQFRNDANLIGAVYNYQLSFGE from the coding sequence TTGTCTTTATTAGTAATGGATATAGGCGGATCTTCCGTAAAGTTCGCTATATGGGAAAAAGAACAGCTAGTGGATAAAGGCTCTTTTGTTACACCGAAATCATGGGAAGAGCTGAAACAAGAAATGCTCCAGCTAAAAAAAAGGATGGCGAAGAAATACACAATTGATGGCGTTGCATTCAGTGCTCCAGGTGCAGTAAACCAATCAAAAGGTGTAATTGAAGGAGCAAGTGCCCTTCCATATATTCACCACTTCCCCATTTTTTTCGAGCTAGAAGAATTGTTGGATTGTCCTGTTACGATCGAAAATGATGCAAACTGTGCAGGGCTTGCAGAGGTCTGGCGGGGAGCTGCATCTGGATTGAAGAATGTGCTATTTGTAGTCATCGGCACTGGAATAGGCGGCGCAGTCATCGTAGATGGGAAAATTCAACACGGCAAGCATTTATTTGGTGGCGAGTTCGGCTTTATGCTCCTAAAAGAGGATCAAACATTCAGTGACCTTGCTACACCTGTCAAAATGGCAAAGCGATATTCCAAGCGAATGGAATTAGAAACCGAATTAAGCGGTAAAGAAGTATTTGAGCTCGCAGAACAAGGTGATGCGGTAGCAAAAGAGGAAGTAGAAACGTTCTATCACTATTTAGCAACAGGCATCTACAATCTTCAATACAGCTTTGACCCAGAGAAAATCATCATTGGCGGTGGAATTTCTAGCAAAGAAGGCTTAATCGACGAGTTAAATATCCACCTTGAAAAAGTAGTCAAAAGCGTTAAAGTTGCCTCCTTTCTTCCAGAAGTGGAATTATGCCAATTCAGGAACGATGCCAATTTAATTGGAGCTGTTTATAATTATCAGCTGTCGTTTGGGGAGTAG